A portion of the Blattabacterium clevelandi genome contains these proteins:
- the ruvA gene encoding Holliday junction branch migration protein RuvA has product MITHLRGKFIERNQSYLIIDCNGIGYYIHISLSTYSSFSTKKEGEEIYIYTYLFIKEHQHVLYGFFDRIERKIFSNLISVNGIGPNSAITLLSSLTPYEIEKSISKEETEVFKRVKGIGIKMAHRIIIELKDKIGIFSKKEKNVTLFDKNTPSIIKKEALSALIVLGFSTKESKKVLEDLLEKNPRFTVENLIKESLKKL; this is encoded by the coding sequence GTGATAACACATTTAAGAGGAAAATTTATCGAAAGGAATCAATCCTATTTAATCATAGATTGTAACGGAATAGGATATTATATTCATATATCCTTATCTACTTATTCTTCTTTTTCTACTAAAAAAGAAGGAGAGGAAATCTATATATATACTTATCTATTTATAAAGGAACATCAACATGTTTTATATGGTTTTTTTGATAGAATCGAAAGAAAAATATTTTCTAATTTGATATCTGTAAATGGAATAGGACCAAATTCTGCTATAACATTGTTATCTTCATTAACTCCATATGAAATAGAAAAATCTATATCTAAAGAAGAGACAGAAGTATTCAAAAGAGTTAAGGGTATTGGTATAAAAATGGCTCATAGAATTATAATAGAACTTAAAGATAAAATAGGTATTTTTTCTAAAAAAGAAAAAAACGTTACATTATTCGATAAAAATACACCATCTATTATAAAAAAAGAAGCTTTAAGTGCTTTGATAGTATTGGGTTTTTCTACTAAAGAATCTAAAAAAGTTTTAGAGGATCTTTTAGAAAAAAATCCAAGATTTACTGTAGAAAATTTAATCAAAGAATCTTTAAAAAAGTTATAA
- a CDS encoding inorganic phosphate transporter produces MKIFYPSIIVILFILSIFDLIVGVINDSVNFLNSAIGSKVASRKTIMIFASLGILLGSFLSSRMMEIARKGIFDPSYFYFSDIIFIFLAVMISDIILLDIFNTLGLPTSTTVSMVFCLLGGAFSISMIKIASPLSNEPFHHLSQYIKAEKTLTIGIGIFLSIIISFSSGALIHYFIRLLFSFEYKSRLKYTGVIWASISLSSMTYFLIVRGLHSNFLQKGYIYDNLSGLSLVIQHFIKWIHHNFFFFLILLFTTWIIIAKIFFLLGYNILKFVVLYGTFSLAMAFSGNDLVNFIGVPIASIQSYNIWKEAGSPPAEEFNMKNLSGNVQVPSFVLIFAGIIMILTLWVSKKTKTITKTEINLSRQNEGNEKFLSNSFARGIVRFFLFFGKKFFNFFPKRFLVKIEKNFKQKIKKEENIAFDLVRASANLTISSILISIATVKNIPLSTTFVTFMVSMGTSLSDRAWNRESAVYRISGVLKVIRGWFLTGLIAFTMSVIIAYFLYFIKVWALIFFIFLMVFIFYKSYKNYQKIQYQKVEEKKTIFGIIEWITLKNKTSESSDLLEPMLKSIELIYKNSIEGITQESLNPLKDNRKNFLKVKENFNYIQNSLIRVIKKTRNSDPIFGRIYIRIYNKIKEILESEDIITNCTLFHVINCHNPLKYNQKNNLLTLEHFMIEYFSIIKKIIMNRNCKYVRKKIKINIIKNIEEQINQQVNGIIHKKYGKKNTLLMLDILIQSKKITENIEDFILLYTNFLSHFYSNRDSSILVVKNIKI; encoded by the coding sequence ATGAAAATTTTTTATCCATCAATTATAGTTATTCTTTTTATATTATCTATTTTTGATCTTATTGTAGGGGTGATTAACGATTCCGTAAATTTTCTTAATTCCGCTATCGGATCTAAAGTCGCTTCTCGTAAGACTATTATGATTTTTGCTAGTTTAGGTATTCTATTGGGTTCTTTTTTATCTAGTAGAATGATGGAAATAGCAAGAAAAGGTATTTTTGATCCGTCTTATTTTTATTTTTCTGATATTATTTTTATTTTTTTAGCAGTTATGATATCCGATATTATTTTATTGGATATTTTTAACACTTTAGGATTGCCGACCTCTACTACAGTATCAATGGTTTTTTGTTTATTAGGAGGAGCGTTTAGTATTTCCATGATAAAAATTGCTTCTCCATTAAGTAATGAACCATTTCATCATTTAAGTCAATACATTAAAGCGGAAAAAACATTGACAATTGGTATAGGAATTTTTTTATCTATTATAATTTCTTTTTCCTCTGGTGCATTGATTCACTATTTTATACGGCTTTTATTCAGTTTTGAATATAAAAGTAGATTAAAATATACCGGAGTTATATGGGCCTCTATTTCATTGAGTAGTATGACCTATTTTTTGATTGTAAGAGGCCTACACAGTAACTTTTTACAAAAAGGATACATATATGATAATTTATCAGGATTATCTTTAGTAATTCAACATTTTATAAAATGGATCCATCATAATTTTTTTTTCTTTTTGATTTTATTATTTACAACTTGGATCATTATAGCGAAAATATTTTTTCTTTTAGGATATAATATCTTAAAATTTGTCGTATTATATGGAACATTTTCTTTAGCTATGGCTTTTTCAGGAAATGATTTAGTCAATTTCATAGGAGTTCCTATAGCTAGTATACAATCTTATAATATATGGAAAGAAGCCGGAAGTCCTCCTGCAGAAGAATTTAATATGAAAAATTTATCTGGAAATGTCCAGGTTCCGTCTTTTGTTTTGATATTTGCAGGTATAATTATGATATTAACACTTTGGGTTTCTAAAAAAACAAAAACAATTACCAAAACGGAAATTAATTTAAGTAGACAAAATGAAGGAAACGAAAAATTTTTATCCAATTCTTTTGCAAGAGGAATTGTTCGATTTTTTTTATTTTTCGGAAAAAAATTTTTTAATTTTTTTCCGAAACGATTTCTGGTTAAAATAGAAAAAAATTTTAAGCAAAAAATCAAAAAAGAGGAAAATATTGCTTTTGATCTAGTTAGAGCTTCTGCTAATTTAACTATATCTAGTATATTGATCTCTATAGCTACCGTTAAAAATATTCCACTATCTACTACTTTTGTCACTTTTATGGTTTCTATGGGAACTTCTCTTTCAGATAGAGCGTGGAATAGAGAAAGTGCGGTTTATCGAATATCAGGAGTTTTAAAAGTTATAAGGGGATGGTTTTTAACTGGGTTGATAGCATTCACTATGTCCGTCATTATAGCCTATTTTTTGTATTTTATAAAGGTATGGGCTCTAATATTTTTTATTTTTTTAATGGTATTTATTTTTTACAAAAGTTATAAAAATTATCAAAAAATACAATATCAAAAAGTGGAAGAGAAAAAAACTATATTTGGGATAATAGAATGGATAACATTAAAAAACAAAACTTCCGAAAGTTCAGATCTTTTAGAGCCTATGCTCAAATCTATAGAACTGATTTATAAAAATAGTATAGAAGGAATTACTCAAGAAAGTTTGAACCCCCTTAAAGATAATAGAAAAAACTTTTTAAAAGTAAAAGAAAATTTTAATTATATACAAAACTCTTTAATTAGAGTGATCAAAAAAACAAGGAATAGTGATCCTATTTTTGGAAGAATTTATATACGTATATACAATAAAATTAAAGAAATATTGGAATCCGAAGACATTATTACCAATTGCACTTTATTTCATGTCATTAATTGCCATAATCCTTTAAAATACAATCAAAAAAATAATTTACTTACACTTGAACATTTTATGATAGAATATTTCAGTATTATAAAAAAAATAATCATGAATAGAAATTGTAAATATGTAAGAAAAAAAATAAAAATTAATATTATAAAAAATATTGAAGAACAAATAAATCAACAGGTTAATGGAATTATCCATAAAAAATATGGTAAAAAAAATACATTATTAATGTTAGATATTCTTATCCAATCAAAAAAAATTACAGAAAATATAGAAGATTTTATCCTATTATATACAAATTTTTTATCCCATTTTTATTCAAACAGAGACTCTTCCATTTTAGTTGTAAAAAATATAAAAATTTAA
- a CDS encoding CvpA family protein has product MITDIIILITVLYGGYHGYKKGLLSQLFVFMIFFILIYKGIDIFDLVSEILPKKVISSNKDPFSTSYSIIISFFLIILIAFLTKKIIEFFFIITWIQPFEKWLGGILGLIKYFFYLSICILLFKEVNEKINLIPYNFFQNSFEKEFQYIFSIYRKAPLFFFKKLEELYLQIS; this is encoded by the coding sequence ATGATCACAGATATAATTATTCTGATTACAGTTTTATATGGTGGATATCATGGTTATAAAAAAGGGTTATTGTCTCAGTTATTTGTATTCATGATATTTTTTATATTGATATATAAAGGGATCGATATATTTGACTTAGTTTCAGAAATATTACCAAAAAAAGTAATTAGTAGTAATAAAGATCCTTTTTCTACTAGTTATTCTATAATAATTTCATTTTTTTTGATAATTTTAATAGCTTTTTTAACTAAAAAAATTATCGAATTTTTTTTTATAATTACATGGATACAACCTTTTGAAAAATGGTTAGGTGGTATTTTAGGATTAATCAAATATTTTTTTTATCTATCAATATGTATTCTTTTATTTAAAGAAGTAAATGAAAAAATAAATTTAATTCCTTATAATTTTTTTCAAAATTCTTTTGAAAAAGAATTTCAATATATTTTTTCAATATATAGGAAAGCCCCTCTGTTCTTTTTTAAGAAATTGGAAGAATTATATTTGCAAATTTCATGA
- the pheS gene encoding phenylalanine--tRNA ligase subunit alpha has protein sequence MDKKMDQIKEEIKIFQVKKYEDLEKFKIKFLGKKKGILTILFKELKTIPIDQRKLYGKIINDLKQKVQEKIQMNPPTNFFRKENTLNFDTTVPGKSIDIGSIHPISILKNRIINIFRKIGFSYVEGPEIENDWHNFTALNFPIDHPSRDMQDTFFLHKNPDILLRTHTSSVQIRYMKKHCPPFRILSIGKVYRNETISSRSHFMFHQAECFSIDRKVSFSDLKKTIQYLIKSLFGEVKIRFRPSYFPFTEPSAEVDIYFNNKNNRGWLEIMGCGMIDPKVLKNVNIDSEIYSGFAFGVGIERIAILIYKINDIRLFFDNDIRFLRQFKSDF, from the coding sequence ATGGATAAAAAAATGGATCAAATCAAAGAAGAAATAAAAATTTTTCAGGTTAAAAAATATGAAGATTTAGAAAAATTCAAAATTAAATTTTTGGGGAAAAAAAAAGGTATTTTAACGATTTTATTTAAAGAATTAAAAACAATACCTATTGATCAAAGAAAATTGTATGGTAAAATCATCAATGATTTAAAACAAAAGGTTCAAGAAAAAATACAAATGAATCCTCCAACAAATTTTTTTAGAAAGGAAAATACCTTAAATTTTGACACTACAGTTCCAGGAAAATCTATAGATATAGGATCTATACATCCTATATCTATTCTAAAAAATAGAATTATAAACATTTTTAGAAAAATAGGTTTTTCTTATGTAGAGGGACCTGAAATTGAAAATGATTGGCATAATTTTACGGCTTTAAATTTTCCTATAGATCATCCATCAAGAGATATGCAGGATACATTTTTTCTACATAAAAATCCAGATATTTTGTTACGTACACATACTTCTTCTGTCCAAATACGATATATGAAAAAACATTGTCCTCCTTTTCGGATTTTATCTATAGGAAAAGTATATCGAAATGAAACAATTTCCTCACGATCCCATTTTATGTTTCACCAAGCAGAATGTTTTTCTATAGATAGAAAAGTATCTTTTTCAGATCTAAAAAAAACCATTCAATATTTAATAAAATCTCTTTTTGGAGAAGTAAAAATCCGATTCCGTCCTTCCTATTTTCCATTTACAGAACCTAGTGCTGAAGTGGATATTTATTTTAATAATAAAAATAATAGAGGATGGTTAGAGATCATGGGCTGTGGTATGATAGATCCAAAAGTATTAAAAAACGTAAATATTGATTCAGAAATTTATTCTGGATTTGCTTTTGGAGTAGGCATAGAAAGAATTGCTATATTGATTTATAAAATCAATGATATTCGACTTTTTTTTGATAACGATATTCGTTTTTTAAGACAATTTAAAAGTGATTTTTAA
- the rlmB gene encoding 23S rRNA (guanosine(2251)-2'-O)-methyltransferase RlmB produces the protein MSKLEVIYGIHPLIEAIQSKITIRKLFFQIGWEQGANSYKKKLINLSKKNNIQIHSVSKKKFDQWKNKNHQGVFAILSPIKTYHIEDLLPIFYEKGKNPLLLILDRITDVRNFGSIIRTAVCAGVDSIIIPKKDMAMIGSDSIKTSSGALFKVPICKEKNIVKTIEYLIKSGLKIVSATEKSNQYWYDIDFSFPTALILGNEENGISRKYLELSYEKAKIPLIQGISSLNVSVACGVILYEIVRQRKNIIK, from the coding sequence ATGAGTAAATTAGAAGTTATTTATGGAATACATCCATTAATAGAAGCCATTCAATCAAAAATTACTATTAGAAAGCTATTTTTTCAAATAGGATGGGAACAAGGAGCTAATAGTTATAAAAAAAAATTAATAAATCTTTCTAAAAAAAATAATATCCAAATTCATTCCGTTTCAAAAAAAAAATTTGATCAATGGAAAAATAAAAATCATCAAGGAGTTTTTGCGATTCTTTCACCAATAAAAACTTATCATATAGAAGATTTGCTACCGATTTTTTATGAAAAAGGAAAAAATCCACTTTTACTCATTTTAGATCGTATTACCGATGTAAGAAATTTTGGATCTATCATTCGTACTGCGGTATGTGCAGGTGTAGATTCTATAATAATTCCTAAAAAAGATATGGCTATGATTGGATCTGATTCCATCAAAACTTCTTCAGGTGCTTTATTTAAAGTTCCGATATGTAAAGAAAAAAACATTGTAAAAACTATTGAGTATTTGATAAAATCTGGATTAAAAATTGTTTCAGCTACAGAAAAATCTAATCAATATTGGTATGATATTGATTTTTCATTTCCTACAGCTTTAATACTAGGAAATGAGGAAAATGGAATTTCCCGTAAATATTTAGAACTTTCCTATGAAAAGGCAAAAATACCATTAATACAAGGAATATCATCTTTAAATGTTTCTGTAGCATGTGGAGTCATTTTATATGAAATAGTACGACAAAGAAAAAATATAATAAAATGA
- a CDS encoding YtxH domain-containing protein yields MKKGGNFFWGLIIGTIAGLVIGMILSTKKENKIRNILGKKTEELRNNLQKIGKKIGKKVNRIKSDIEEKWKKNKIDKIDKVEEELGT; encoded by the coding sequence ATGAAAAAAGGAGGAAATTTTTTTTGGGGATTGATTATTGGAACTATTGCAGGGTTAGTAATAGGAATGATTTTATCTACAAAAAAAGAAAATAAAATTAGAAATATACTAGGAAAAAAAACAGAAGAATTGAGAAATAATTTACAAAAAATAGGTAAAAAAATTGGAAAAAAAGTAAATAGAATTAAATCTGACATTGAAGAAAAATGGAAAAAAAATAAAATAGATAAAATTGATAAAGTAGAAGAAGAATTGGGAACTTAA
- the murB gene encoding UDP-N-acetylmuramate dehydrogenase yields MLDIKKNFSLKNFNTFGINVYARYFVNVTSIEDLQKTFNRYPYIPNFFLGNGSNILFLKNYYQGLVIKMGIKGRKIMKENNDQVIVKAFAGENWNEFVDWTLKKGFNGLENLSFIPGTVGAAPIQNIGAYGSEVKDTLLEVQVYDIYSGIIQRFTREECKLEYRNSFFKNQHARNKFLVLSVSFLLRKKYKKLNIYSIEIQKELKYMNVKTPNPYDLRKAIFNIRNRKLPNPTKIGNAGSFFMNPIVGIFDLKKLQYQYPTIIGYSVSKDKVKISASSLIETIGWKGKKIGDVGVYEKKPIVLVNYGKASGMDIYSFSEKITKKIKEKLGVVLSKEVNMIQ; encoded by the coding sequence ATGTTAGATATTAAAAAAAATTTTTCTCTCAAAAATTTTAATACATTTGGAATAAATGTTTATGCTCGGTATTTTGTAAATGTGACAAGTATAGAAGATCTACAAAAAACTTTTAATAGATATCCATACATTCCCAATTTTTTTTTGGGAAATGGAAGTAATATTCTTTTTTTAAAAAATTATTATCAAGGATTAGTAATAAAAATGGGAATAAAAGGTAGAAAAATAATGAAGGAGAACAATGATCAAGTAATTGTTAAAGCTTTTGCTGGAGAAAATTGGAATGAATTTGTAGATTGGACTCTAAAAAAAGGATTTAATGGTTTAGAAAATTTATCATTTATTCCTGGTACGGTTGGTGCTGCCCCAATTCAAAATATTGGAGCGTATGGATCAGAAGTCAAGGATACTTTATTAGAAGTTCAAGTATATGATATCTATAGTGGTATAATCCAAAGGTTCACACGAGAAGAATGTAAACTAGAATATCGAAATTCTTTTTTTAAAAATCAACATGCTAGAAATAAATTTTTGGTTTTATCTGTTTCTTTTCTATTAAGGAAAAAATATAAAAAATTAAATATTTATTCCATTGAAATTCAAAAAGAATTAAAATACATGAATGTAAAAACACCAAATCCTTACGATTTAAGAAAGGCTATCTTTAATATTAGAAATAGAAAACTTCCCAATCCAACAAAAATTGGAAATGCTGGTAGTTTTTTTATGAATCCTATAGTAGGAATATTTGATTTAAAAAAATTACAATATCAATATCCAACTATTATTGGATATTCTGTTTCTAAAGATAAAGTAAAAATATCTGCTAGTTCCTTGATCGAAACAATAGGATGGAAAGGAAAAAAAATAGGAGATGTTGGGGTTTATGAAAAAAAACCTATAGTTTTAGTAAACTATGGAAAAGCTAGTGGTATGGATATTTATTCTTTTTCAGAAAAAATAACTAAAAAAATTAAAGAAAAGTTAGGTGTCGTGTTATCTAAAGAAGTAAATATGATACAGTAA
- a CDS encoding purine-nucleoside phosphorylase translates to MSIILEEKSTKYIQKKIKEKPDFGIILLENQFNKLVEEIKNPIYISYEEIPNFNKKNLYGKFIFGEIENKKVIFSIEPFYENEKIPFSIIIFKNIGVDKLILINISGGVNPNYKIGDIMLVKDHINLLPENPKIKKFIEKKNNKSFCITELYDQNMLEMAENIAMNHNIIIQKGIYVTFSYPNYKTYAEHAMIRSIGGDSVGMNPISYIITARCMNLRVFFISMIVGLYENKDSYSNSINFMTKFFDETEKFLPILILIFKDFIKLCS, encoded by the coding sequence ATGTCAATAATTTTAGAAGAAAAATCAACAAAATATATACAAAAAAAAATCAAAGAAAAACCTGATTTTGGAATAATATTATTGGAAAATCAGTTTAATAAACTGGTAGAAGAAATCAAAAATCCTATATATATTTCTTACGAAGAAATTCCCAATTTCAATAAAAAAAATTTATATGGAAAATTTATTTTCGGAGAAATAGAAAATAAAAAAGTTATTTTTTCAATAGAACCATTTTATGAAAATGAAAAAATTCCTTTTTCTATTATAATTTTTAAAAATATTGGAGTAGATAAATTAATATTAATTAATATTTCTGGAGGAGTAAATCCAAATTATAAAATAGGAGATATTATGTTGGTCAAAGATCATATCAATCTTTTACCAGAAAATCCTAAAATAAAAAAATTTATAGAAAAAAAAAATAATAAGTCTTTTTGTATTACAGAGTTATATGATCAAAATATGCTTGAAATGGCAGAAAATATTGCAATGAATCATAATATAATCATACAAAAAGGGATATATGTAACCTTTTCATATCCAAATTATAAAACCTATGCAGAACATGCAATGATCCGATCTATAGGTGGAGATAGTGTTGGAATGAATCCGATTTCATACATAATAACAGCTAGATGTATGAATCTACGAGTTTTTTTTATCTCCATGATAGTTGGATTATATGAAAATAAGGATTCTTATTCTAATTCCATAAATTTTATGACTAAATTTTTTGACGAAACCGAAAAATTTCTACCTATTCTAATATTAATTTTCAAAGATTTTATAAAACTTTGTTCCTAG
- a CDS encoding Mrp/NBP35 family ATP-binding protein: MKQKIYQALENVFILENKKNIIESGIVKKIDVLKDEIRIHISLYNPTMHIKKKLKKDILKSIKYKNLDTKKICLKIEIKLRRNTDQKISGIKNILAVASGKGGVGKSTIATNIAVSLVKMGFHVGLLDADIYGPSIPLMFNIEEDKIHSSILKKKNNSYVMNPITSYGVKIISLGFFSKSGEAVVWRGPMATKALRQFIHDTDWGPLDFLIVDLPPGTGDIHLSILQDIPLKGIIIVSTPQKISLSDVHRSVAMFRIRSIQVPILGIIENMSFLLENKTKEKQYFFGKNGVKNFSKKMNIFFLGEIPMLQEIREYSDLGVPVVLENDQIRKIFEKITKNIINKLS, translated from the coding sequence ATGAAACAAAAAATTTATCAAGCATTAGAAAATGTTTTTATCCTTGAAAATAAAAAAAATATTATTGAGTCTGGAATTGTAAAAAAAATAGATGTATTGAAAGATGAAATAAGAATACATATAAGTTTATACAATCCGACTATGCATATCAAAAAAAAATTAAAAAAAGATATTTTAAAATCTATAAAATATAAAAATTTAGATACAAAAAAAATTTGTTTAAAAATAGAAATTAAATTAAGAAGAAATACTGATCAAAAAATATCTGGGATAAAAAATATACTAGCAGTAGCTTCTGGAAAAGGAGGAGTTGGAAAATCAACTATTGCAACAAATATAGCGGTATCTCTAGTAAAAATGGGATTTCATGTTGGTTTATTAGATGCGGATATTTATGGTCCTTCCATTCCATTAATGTTTAACATAGAAGAAGATAAGATCCATTCTTCTATTCTAAAAAAGAAAAATAATTCTTATGTAATGAATCCTATCACGAGTTATGGAGTTAAAATTATATCTTTAGGTTTTTTTTCAAAATCTGGAGAAGCTGTTGTTTGGAGGGGACCAATGGCTACTAAGGCTTTAAGACAATTTATTCATGATACGGATTGGGGTCCATTAGATTTTTTAATTGTAGATTTACCTCCAGGAACAGGAGATATTCATTTATCTATTTTACAAGATATCCCCTTAAAAGGAATTATTATCGTGAGTACACCTCAAAAAATTTCTTTATCGGATGTACATAGATCTGTAGCAATGTTTCGTATTAGATCTATTCAAGTTCCAATACTTGGAATCATAGAAAATATGTCTTTTCTTCTTGAAAATAAAACCAAAGAAAAACAATATTTTTTTGGAAAAAATGGAGTAAAAAATTTTTCCAAAAAAATGAATATTTTTTTTTTGGGAGAGATTCCAATGTTACAAGAAATCAGAGAATATTCTGATTTAGGAGTCCCGGTAGTTTTAGAAAACGATCAAATAAGAAAAATTTTTGAAAAAATAACAAAAAATATAATAAATAAATTATCCTAA
- a CDS encoding 4'-phosphopantetheinyl transferase family protein gives MFILNKFNHIHTKIIVFRCSHLKTMLLEKLIFSDKEKKFFLSLSEKRKKEFLGVRYALKYIGINMNLLYNEKRKPFFFPKGKYISLSHSFELIAIAISSYHIGIDIEKLRKDKKIIKIKKKFIRNDESVFIHPNYEEDYLHIIWGIKESLYKLEGGLSSNFLNHYKVSPFFLKKDSCISCWIIKDSYSKKFSAFYRKIDDHYLVYIIDDK, from the coding sequence ATGTTTATTTTGAATAAATTTAACCATATTCACACTAAAATTATAGTTTTTAGATGTTCACATCTAAAAACTATGCTTTTAGAAAAATTAATATTTTCTGATAAAGAAAAAAAGTTTTTTTTATCTTTATCAGAAAAACGGAAAAAAGAATTTTTAGGAGTACGTTATGCCCTAAAATATATAGGTATAAACATGAATCTTTTGTATAATGAAAAAAGAAAGCCTTTTTTTTTTCCTAAAGGAAAGTATATTTCTTTAAGTCATTCTTTTGAACTAATTGCTATAGCAATTAGTTCCTATCATATAGGTATAGATATAGAAAAATTACGAAAAGATAAAAAGATAATAAAAATAAAAAAAAAATTCATTAGAAATGATGAATCAGTTTTTATTCATCCTAATTACGAAGAAGATTATCTTCATATCATATGGGGGATTAAAGAAAGTTTATATAAGTTAGAAGGTGGCCTATCCTCCAATTTTTTAAATCACTATAAAGTTTCTCCTTTTTTTCTAAAAAAGGATTCTTGCATCTCCTGTTGGATTATAAAAGATTCCTATAGTAAAAAATTCTCTGCTTTTTATAGAAAAATAGATGACCATTATCTAGTTTATATTATAGATGATAAATAA
- the pnuC gene encoding nicotinamide riboside transporter PnuC: MNEWINMFLSPYHNKSWGSIILELSAVILSIFSVIFAQKNNIWLYPIGIFSTCIYSYLTFIFSLYGDFIINIYYTGMGFYGWYVWTSKKDKKKQKIPITYSNKKDYLYTALFFLSTCILSITVYFLNGKLKNNSDWMDVLTTGIFFSGMYQMSMKKVENWIFWMVGNLISIPIYFLKGLILTGFLFIFLSVLSIIGYVLWKKKALFINK, from the coding sequence ATGAATGAATGGATAAATATGTTTTTATCGCCTTATCATAATAAAAGTTGGGGTTCTATCATTTTAGAATTATCAGCTGTAATACTTAGTATATTTAGTGTAATATTTGCACAAAAAAATAATATATGGTTATATCCAATAGGAATATTTAGTACCTGTATATATAGTTATTTAACTTTTATATTCTCTCTTTATGGAGATTTTATTATCAATATATATTATACAGGAATGGGTTTTTATGGATGGTATGTATGGACATCAAAAAAGGATAAAAAAAAACAAAAAATACCTATAACTTATTCCAATAAAAAAGATTATTTATATACAGCTTTATTTTTTTTATCAACTTGTATTTTAAGTATAACGGTTTATTTTTTAAATGGAAAACTTAAAAATAATTCCGATTGGATGGATGTATTGACAACTGGTATTTTTTTTTCTGGAATGTATCAAATGTCTATGAAAAAAGTAGAAAATTGGATATTTTGGATGGTTGGCAACCTAATTTCTATCCCCATTTATTTTTTGAAAGGTCTTATATTAACAGGTTTTTTATTTATTTTTCTTTCAGTACTATCCATAATTGGTTATGTGCTTTGGAAAAAAAAAGCACTATTCATCAATAAATAA